A genome region from Hevea brasiliensis isolate MT/VB/25A 57/8 chromosome 9, ASM3005281v1, whole genome shotgun sequence includes the following:
- the LOC110644768 gene encoding signal peptide peptidase — MKNTERLANFALAGLTLAPLLVKVDPNLNVILTACLTVYVGCYRSVKPTPPSETMSNEHAMRFPFVGSAMLLSLFLLFKFLSKDLVNAVLTCYFFALGIIALSATLLPAIKRYLPNHWNDDLITWHFPFFRSLEIEFTRSQIVAAIPGTFFCAWYASQKHWLANNILGLSFSIQGIEMLSLGSFKTGAILLAGLFVYDIFWVFFTPVMVSVAKSFDAPIKLLFPTTDAARPFSMLGLGDIVIPGIFVALALRFDVSRGKNSQYFKSAFLGYTVGVVLTIVVMNWFQAAQPALLYIVPSVIGFLAAHVLWNGEVKPLMEFDESKSATSSKDSSETKSDKKVE; from the exons ATGAAGAACACTGAACGTCTTGCCAATTTTGCTTTAGCAg GTTTAACATTGGCACCACTTCTTGTGAAGGTAGACCCAAACTTAAATGTCATCTTGACTGCATGCCTCACAGTCTATGTTGGGTGCTACCGATCAGTCAAGCCAACTCCACCTTCA GAGACGATGTCTAATGAACATGCAATGCGCTTTCCCTTTGTTGGGAGCGCAATGCTATTATCTCTATTCTTACTCTTCAAGTTTCTTTCAAAAGACTTGGTTAATGCTGTATTGACATGCTACTTTTTCGCGCTTGGAATCATTGCACTTTC GGCAACATTGTTGCCAGCAATCAAACGATACTTGCCAAATCATTGGAATGATGACCTTATTACCTGGCATTTTCCATTCTTCCGCT CTTTGGAGATTGAGTTCACAAGATCTCAGATTGTTGCTGCAATTCCAGGAACATTTTTTTGTGCATGGTATGCTTCCCAGAAGCATTGGCTGGCTAACAACATTTTAGGCTTGTCTTTCTCTATTCAG GGAATTGAAATGCTTTCTCTTGGTTCTTTTAAGACTGGCGCTATCCTCCTG GCTGGACTTTTTGTATATGATATTTTCTGGGTTTTCTTCACTCCTGTTATGGTTAGTGTTGCAAAATCATTTGATGCTCCTATAAAG CTATTGTTTCCAACAACAGATGCTGCACGGCCATTTTCAATGCTTGGGCTTGGTGATATTGTCATCCCTG GTATTTTTGTAGCTCTGGCATTGCGATTTGATGTGTCTAGAGGAAAAAACAGCCAGTATTTTAAGAGTGCTTTTCTGGGGTATACAGTTGGTGTGGTCCTTACAATTGTTGTCATGAACTGGTTCCAAGCTGCACAG CCTGCACTTCTGTATATTGTACCATCTGTAATTGGATTCTTAGCAGCTCATGTGCTATGGAATGGCGAAGTCAAACCG TTGATGGAATTCGATGAATCCAAGAGTGCCACATCATCTAAAGATAGTAGCGAAACCAAGTCTGACAAAAAGGTCGAGTGA